A single bacterium DNA region contains:
- the cobU gene encoding bifunctional adenosylcobinamide kinase/adenosylcobinamide-phosphate guanylyltransferase, giving the protein MITFIFGGIRSGKSKFANSLAEKYSNVSYIATSIFYDDEMKKRIEIHRKMRPDSWKVIEEGKDLTGVLKNLSCELCIIDCFGMFVSNLLIDNLSDFDIEIKIKEFAQQIKEAKFNCIIVSNDVGGSVVSENELARRFVDLIGFGNQILASISDNVFLMNAGIPQAIKSFIP; this is encoded by the coding sequence ATGATTACCTTTATTTTTGGTGGAATAAGGAGTGGAAAGAGCAAGTTTGCTAATTCTCTTGCAGAAAAATATAGTAATGTTTCCTACATAGCAACCTCTATTTTTTATGATGATGAAATGAAAAAAAGGATTGAGATTCATAGAAAGATGAGGCCAGATAGCTGGAAGGTTATTGAAGAGGGGAAGGATTTAACAGGTGTTTTAAAAAACCTTTCTTGCGAGCTTTGTATCATAGATTGCTTTGGGATGTTTGTTTCAAATCTCCTTATAGATAACCTCTCTGATTTTGACATTGAGATAAAAATAAAAGAGTTTGCACAGCAAATCAAAGAGGCAAAATTTAACTGCATAATTGTCTCAAACGATGTAGGGGGTAGCGTTGTTTCTGAAAATGAATTGGCAAGAAGGTTTGTTGACCTCATCGGCTTTGGAAATCAAATTCTAGCTTCTATTTCAGACAATGTTTTTCTTATGAACGCAGGAATTCCACAAGCAATAAAATCATTCATACCTTAA